In Zingiber officinale cultivar Zhangliang chromosome 3B, Zo_v1.1, whole genome shotgun sequence, a single window of DNA contains:
- the LOC122055448 gene encoding DNA-directed RNA polymerases I and III subunit RPAC1-like isoform X1, with translation MSKKKVSALDMPDVPMGQLPEHLNLQRTRLRCKADAPIHTESIQYSGAYASMGVDSSVDIKKFNSNFKVEIVRLTEDEIEFDMIGIDAALANAFRRILIAEVPTMAIKKILMVNNTSVIPDEVLAHRLGLIPLDADPRVFEYLSENDEPNERNTIVYKLDVSCKKGSPRITVKSDQLKWLPNGSELEIATLDKSSKVKSYTSFSCSQNSLPEISKKPLGVKHDDIILAQLGPGQEIELEAHAVKGIGKDHAKWSPVAATWYRMLPEVVLSEEVKGQDAEKLVKKCPVNVFDIEDLGNGDKKAVVANSRACTLCGECIRDVSEGLVKLRHVEDHFIFTIESVGALSPDELFIEAVKILEEKCHRQIVQLS, from the exons ATGTCGAAGAAGAAGGTGTCAGCTCTGGATATGCCGGACGTCCCTATGGGGCAGCTCCCGGAGCATCTTAATCTTCAGCGGACCCGCCTTCGTTGCAAGGCTGATGCCCCGATCCAT ACAGAAAGTATTCAGTACTCTGGAGCTTATGCATCGATGGGAGTTGACAGCAGTGTCgacataaaaaaatttaacagcAACTTTAAGGTTGAAATTGTCAGGCTCACTGAGGACGAGATTGAATTTGATATGATCGGCATTGATGCTGCATTGGCAAATGCATTCCGAAGGATCCTCATCGCTGAG GTTCCTACTATGGCCATCAAGAAAATCCTCATGGTCAATAACACATCTGTAATACCAGATGAGGTGCTAGCCCACAGACTTGGCCTTATTCCTCTGGATGCCGACCCAAGGGTCTTTGAATACTTGTCAG AAAATGATGAGCCAAATGAACGGAATACCATTGTCTATAAGCTGGATGTGTCCTGCAAAAAGGGTAGTCCACGTATTACAG TCAAGTCAGATCAATTGAAGTGGCTACCAAATGGCAGCGAACTTGAAATAGCTACTCTTGACAAGTCTTCAAAAGTGAAAAGTTACACCTCATTCAGTTGTAGTCAAAATTCTTTGCCAGAAATATCCAAAAAACCACTTGGAGTAAAGCACGATGACATAATTCTTGCCCAACTTGGGCCGGGACAG GAAATTGAGCTTGAGGCACATGCTGTCAAAGGCATTGGCAAAGATCATGCCAAGTGGTCTCCTGTGGCTGCAACATGGTACCGAATGCTCCCAGAG GTTGTACTATCTGAAGAAGTAAAAGGTCAAGATGCTGAAAAGCTCGTAAAGAAATGCCCTGTCAATGTTTTTGACATTGAAGATCTTGGAAATG GTGACAAGAAGGCAGTCGTTGCCAACTCTCGAGCTTGTACATTATGCGGAGAATGTATCCGCGATGTGAGTGAAGGACTTGTGAAGCTGCGACATGTCGAAGATCACTTTATTT TCACCATTGAATCTGTTGGAGCTTTATCACCCGATGAGTTATTCATTGAGGCTGTGAAAATCTTGGAAGAGAAATGTCACCGTCAGATAGTTCAGCTatcttaa
- the LOC122055448 gene encoding DNA-directed RNA polymerases I and III subunit RPAC1-like isoform X2 translates to MSKKKVSALDMPDVPMGQLPEHLNLQRTRLRCKADAPIHTESIQYSGAYASMGVDSSVDIKKFNSNFKVEIVRLTEDEIEFDMIGIDAALANAFRRILIAEVPTMAIKKILMVNNTSVIPDEVLAHRLGLIPLDADPRVFEYLSVKSDQLKWLPNGSELEIATLDKSSKVKSYTSFSCSQNSLPEISKKPLGVKHDDIILAQLGPGQEIELEAHAVKGIGKDHAKWSPVAATWYRMLPEVVLSEEVKGQDAEKLVKKCPVNVFDIEDLGNGDKKAVVANSRACTLCGECIRDVSEGLVKLRHVEDHFIFTIESVGALSPDELFIEAVKILEEKCHRQIVQLS, encoded by the exons ATGTCGAAGAAGAAGGTGTCAGCTCTGGATATGCCGGACGTCCCTATGGGGCAGCTCCCGGAGCATCTTAATCTTCAGCGGACCCGCCTTCGTTGCAAGGCTGATGCCCCGATCCAT ACAGAAAGTATTCAGTACTCTGGAGCTTATGCATCGATGGGAGTTGACAGCAGTGTCgacataaaaaaatttaacagcAACTTTAAGGTTGAAATTGTCAGGCTCACTGAGGACGAGATTGAATTTGATATGATCGGCATTGATGCTGCATTGGCAAATGCATTCCGAAGGATCCTCATCGCTGAG GTTCCTACTATGGCCATCAAGAAAATCCTCATGGTCAATAACACATCTGTAATACCAGATGAGGTGCTAGCCCACAGACTTGGCCTTATTCCTCTGGATGCCGACCCAAGGGTCTTTGAATACTTGTCAG TCAAGTCAGATCAATTGAAGTGGCTACCAAATGGCAGCGAACTTGAAATAGCTACTCTTGACAAGTCTTCAAAAGTGAAAAGTTACACCTCATTCAGTTGTAGTCAAAATTCTTTGCCAGAAATATCCAAAAAACCACTTGGAGTAAAGCACGATGACATAATTCTTGCCCAACTTGGGCCGGGACAG GAAATTGAGCTTGAGGCACATGCTGTCAAAGGCATTGGCAAAGATCATGCCAAGTGGTCTCCTGTGGCTGCAACATGGTACCGAATGCTCCCAGAG GTTGTACTATCTGAAGAAGTAAAAGGTCAAGATGCTGAAAAGCTCGTAAAGAAATGCCCTGTCAATGTTTTTGACATTGAAGATCTTGGAAATG GTGACAAGAAGGCAGTCGTTGCCAACTCTCGAGCTTGTACATTATGCGGAGAATGTATCCGCGATGTGAGTGAAGGACTTGTGAAGCTGCGACATGTCGAAGATCACTTTATTT TCACCATTGAATCTGTTGGAGCTTTATCACCCGATGAGTTATTCATTGAGGCTGTGAAAATCTTGGAAGAGAAATGTCACCGTCAGATAGTTCAGCTatcttaa
- the LOC122055449 gene encoding KH domain-containing protein At5g56140-like, which translates to MDSGRYMAYSPSPSTVPYSPHISGMRTPGGAIGEQEKYLTELLAERQKLNPFVPVLPHSFHLLNQEILRVTKLLENASLLDQSGFEHGSPLITGGLFPNGGIADMNSWASTFQSERLGTLQPSTRSGWVGPQGNSSGLVIKKTIRVDIPVDQFPNYNFVGRLLGPRGNSLKRLEAITACRVLIRGRGSIKDPAREEMMRGKPGYEHLNEPLHILVEADLPVEIVDTRLMQAREALEEMLKPVDESMDFLKKQQLRELALLNGTLRDEGSHTSGSVSPFHDSLAMKRAKTRG; encoded by the exons ATGGATTCCGGCAGATACATGGCCTATTCGCCCTCCCCCTCCACCGTCCCCTATTCGCCCCACATCTCCGGCATGCGCACGCCTGGCGGCGCCATCGGCGAGCAGGAGAA GTACCTGACGGAATTGCTTGCGGAGCGTCAGAAACTAAATCCGTTTGTGCCAGTGCTGCCTCACAGTTTCCACTTGCTTAACCAGG AAATTTTGCGTGTAACCAAACTGTTGGAGAATGCATCTCTTTTAGATCAATCTGGTTTTGAACATGGTAGCCCACTGATCACTGGAGGATTATTTCCAAACGGAGGCATTGCTGACATGAATAGCTGGGCATCAACATTTCAATCTGAA AGATTGGGAACATTACAGCCTTCAACTAGGAGTGGTTGGGTTGGGCCACAAGGCAACTCTTCTGGCCTTGTTATTAAGAAAACAATTAGAGTGGATATTCCTGTGGATCAGTTCCCCAAT TACAACTTTGTTGGTCGACTCCTTGGTCCGAGAGGAAACTCTCTTAAGCGGCTTGAAGCTATCACTGCTTGTCGTGTGCTAATACGGGGGCGAGGCAGTATTAAAGATCCTGCTCGG GAGGAAATGATGCGAGGGAAACCAGGTTACGAACATCTCAACGAGCCCCTTCACATTCTCGTAGAAGCAGACTTGCCAGTTGAAATTGTTGATACCCGCTTAATGCAAGCTCGCGAAGCTCTCGAGGAGATGCTGAAACCTGTG GATGAATCAATGGACTTCCTTAAGAAGCAGCAGCTCAGAGAGCTCGCCCTACTGAACGGCACCCTCCGCGACGAAGGCTCTCACACATCGGGGTCAGTCTCCCCTTTCCATGATAGCCTTGCAATGAAGAGAGCTAAGACAAGAGGGTGA